The following DNA comes from Cellulomonas soli.
CGTCGTGCTCACGCGTCGCGGCCGGCTGCTCGCCGACGCGGTCGTGCGTGCGCTCGTGGGCTGAGGGCCCGTGCGTGGCGGTGCCCGCGCCGAGGTGGTGCGGGCACCGCCACGATCAGCGGTCGTCGGTCACGAGACCAGTCGGAGCGTCAACGGGTAGCGGTACCACTCGTACCGGCCCACGGCGACCGCGGCGACGATGCCGAGCACGAGCTGGAGGATCGCCGCGGCGGCGAGGATGACGAAGCCGACGAGGATGATGGTCAGCACACCGCCGACCGCGTAGGCGATGAGCAGCGTGATCTGGAAGTTCAGCGACTCCTTGGCCTGGTCCTCCAGGTAGGGCCCCCGACCGCGGAAGACGAGCCAGATCACGAGCGGTGCCACGAAGCCGAGCCCGAGGAGCGGGAGCACGTGGGCGAGGACGGCCCAGGTGCGCTCCTCGTCGGGTCGCAGCGGCGGCGCGGTGGGGACGTAGGCAGGCGGCGGGTACTGGCCGGACATCGTGGTCTCCTGGGATGCGACTGGTGCGGCTGGTGCGGTGCGGCTGGTGCGGTGCGGCTGGTGCGGTGCGGCTGGTGCGGTGCGGCTGGTGCGGGAACTGTAGCGATCATCGTCGTCACCGGAGCCCCGCGGGAAGCCCTCCGGCACGAAGACCAGGGATGTTTCAGGGCTGCCTCAGGGATCGGTCAGGGGTGCGTTCCTTGACAGGCAATGTCCGGTTTCGCAAGGGTTCACGCATGGTGCGCCCACGCCTCTGACCTGGCGCGCACCCCCGATCCGGAAGGTCACGCATGAGCGAGAACACAGGCGGCACGCCGCCCCAGGGCGACCAGCCCGAGCCGACGACCCCGCCGGCCCCGGTGCCGCCGGTCCCCCCGGCACCTGCGGTACCCCCGGCCCCGCCCGCGGGAGCGGTCCCGCCGCCGCCCCCGGGCGCCTACCCGCCGCCGGCCGGCGCGTACGGCCAGCCCGCCCCCGGCGCCTACCCGCCGCCCGCCCCGGGTGCCTACCCGCCGCCTGCGGCCGGCTACCAGGCGGCCCCGTCCTCGACGGCGCCGATCGGCGAGGCACTGACGTACGGCTGGAACAAGTTCACCCAGAACGGCGGCACGTTCATCATCGCCGGCCTGATCTGGATCCTGGGTGCGGCCGTCGTGTGGGGCATCCTGCTGGGCATCTTCGGTGGCCTGTCCGCGATCGGCGGGGACTCCGGCTCGGGCCTCATCGGCGCCGGGTTCTCGATCGTCTGGTCGCTGCTCGCTGCGATCGGCGTGCTGTTCGGGCTCGTCGTGGAGGCGGTCTTCATCCGCGCAGCGCTCCAGGTCACCTATGGGCGTCCGGTCGAGCTGAAGACGTTCTTCGACTTCTCCGACCTGGGTCCGATCGTCATCACGGCGCTGCTGTTCGCCGGTGTGAACTTCGTACTCTCGCTCGTGCCGTTCTTCGGGACGCTGGCGTCGATCGTCGTGAACTTCTTCGTGTTCTTCACGCTGTTCTTCGTGATCGACAAGAAGCTCCAGCCGATCGACGCGATCAAGGCGAGCGTGGCGCTGGTCCAGGCGAACCTGTCGACGACCGTGCTCTTCTACCTGCTGGTGTCCGTCCTCATCGGTGTCGGGTTCGCGCTGTGCGGCCTGGGCCTCTTCGTGGCGGTGCCCGTCGCGCTGCTCGCGAGTGCGTTCTTCTACCGCCGTCTGCTGGGCGAGCCCGTCGCCCCCTGACGTACCTTGACCGGCGCCCCGGTCGACCCGTCTCGTACGGGTCGACCGGGGCGCTGTCGTAGTACCGGTCAGCCGGTGACGAAGTCGATGAGCTCCTCGACCCGGCCGAGCAGGCTCGGTTCCAGGTCGGCGTACGTGCGCACCGAGCGCAGGATGCGCTGCCACGCGCGGGCGACGTCGGCCTGCTCGTCGGCGGGCCACCCGAGCTCGCGCAGGATCCCGTGCTTCCACTCCGTGCCGCGTTCGATGGTCGGCCACGAGCGCAGCCCGATCCGTTCGGGCCGCACGGCCTGCCACACGTCGACGTAGGGGTGACCGAGCACGAGCACGGTGCCTGCGGCGGTCCCACGCACGGCCTCGGCGGCGATCCGCGACTCCTTCGAGCCGGGAACCAGGTGGTCGACGAGCACGCCCACGCGCCGGTCGGCGGTGGGCCGGAACTCGCGCAGCGCGTCGGCCAGGTTGTCGACGCCGTCGAGCAGCTCGACGACCACACCCTCGACCCGCAGGTCGTCGCCCCAGACCTTCTCGACGAGCTCGGCGTCGTGCTTGCCCTCGACCCAGATGCGGCTGCCGCGGGCGACCCGGGCGCGGGCGTCCTTGACCGCGACGGAACCCGAGGCCGTCCGCGTCGGGGCGGCGGTCGTGGCACGGACCGGCGCGGTGAGCGTCACCGGTGCGCCGTCCACCCAGAACCCCGGGCCGAGCGGGAACGTGCGGGTGCGGCCCTTGCGGTCCTCGAGCACGACCACGTGCATACCGCCGGACTTCTCGACCCGGACGACCGCGCCGACCCACCCCGTCGTGACCTCCTCGACGACCAGGCCCGGGTCGGCAGCGCAGGGCGTGGACTCCCGGACCGGTCGGTGGTGCGCGGAGCGGGCCGGGGTGCCGGGTCGACCGGGGGTCGAGCCGGAGCCGGCGAGGACGTCGGAGCCGTAGCGGTCGTGGGTCACCCGGGCACTCTAGGGTCGGGCGTGCGGAGCCCGCGAGCACCTCGCGGGCGGGTCACGGTGGTCGCCGGGGTGACGGGTGGTGCTCGGCGCCGGCGTCCCGTCCGCGGTGTGTGCGCAGGCGCACACGGGCGTCCGCGGGGTCGCGTCGTAGGATTGGCACTCCCGGGGGTCGAGTGCTACTCACGGTGGGAGGCGAGATGAGCGAGGACCGGCGGCTGGACGTGCTGCGCGCGATCGTCGAGGACTACGTCGCGACCCGTGAGCCCGTCGGCTCGCGTGCGCTCGTCGAGCGGCACGGGCTGGGCGTCTCCCCGGCGACGATCCGCAACGACATGGCGGCGCTCGAGGAGGGCGGCTTCATCGCGCAGCCGCACACCTCGGCGGGCCGGGTGCCCACCGACAAGGGCTACCGGCTGTTCGTCGACCGTCTCTCGACGGTCAAGCCGCTCTCGCAGCCCGAGAAGCGCGCGATCGGGTCGTTCCTCGAGGACGCGGTCGACCTGGACGACGTGGTGGACCGCGCGGTCCGGCTGATCGCGCAGCTGACGCAGCAGGTCGCGGTCGTGCAGTACCCGTCGCTGCGTCGCTCCGCCCTGCGGCACGTCGAGCTGGTCCCGGTCGGCCAGCGGCACCTGCTGGTGGTGCTCATCACCGACACGGGTCGGGTCGAGCAGCGCACCCTCGAGCTGGAGTCCGACGTGGACGAGGCCGTGGTCGCCCAGCTGCGCGCGCAGCTCAACGTCGCGGCGGCCGGTCGGCGGCTGGCCGAGCTGCGCGAGTCGTTGGGCGGGCTGCTCGACGCGTTCGCGCCGGTCGACGTGCCGCTGGTCCGGCAGGTCGTCGCCGTCGTCGAGGAGACGCTCGGCGAGCAGGTCGAGGAGCGGGTCGTCCTGGCCGGCACCGCGAACCTGGCACGGGGCGGGCACGACTTCGCGCACTCGATCGGGCCGGTCCTCGAGGCGCTCGAGGAGCAGGTCGTGCTGCTGCGGCTGCTGTCGGAGATGGCCGAGGACTCTGCGAGCGTGTCCGTGCGCATCGGCCGCGAGACGCAGCACGAGGGCCTGCTCGAGACGAGCTTCGTCACCACCGGTTACGGCGGCGAGGGCGGACCCGTCGCGCGGATCGGGTCGATCGGCCCGCTGCGCATGGACTACCCGGCCACGATGGCCGCCGTGCGTGCCGTCGCCCGGTACCTGACCCGGATCCTGGCCGCCGGATGAGCCCCCGCACGACAGACCGACGCAACAGCCTGCACACCTCCTCGTCGCCCGCGTGCCGGGCGGCCCTCACCGTCATCGGAAGTGGGACGTGACCGACTACTACGAGATCCTCGGCGTGCCGCGGGACGCCTCGCCGGAGGCGATCAAGAAGGCCTACCGCAAGCTCGCCCGCGAGCACCATCCCGACGTGGCCGGGGCGGACGTGGCGTCCGAGGAGCGGTTCAAGGACGTCTCGCGCGCCTACGACGTGCTCGGCAACCCGGAGAAGCGCCGGGCCTACGACCTCGGTGCGGACCCGTCCTCACCCGGCGGCGGGATGGGCGGCGGCTTCGGCTTCCAGGACATCTTCGAGACGTTCTTCGGTGCGGGCGCCCAGGCGCAGCGCGGCCCGATCCCGCGCGCCCGACGCGGCCAGGACGCGCTCGTCCGGCTCGACATCGACCTCGCCGAGGCGACCTTCGGTGCCCACCGTGACGTGCAGGTCGACACGGCGGTCGTGTGCCCGACGTGCCAGGGCACGTGCTGCCGTCCGGGCACCCAGCCGCGCACCTGCGAGGTCTGCGGCGGACGCGGCTCGGTGCAGCGCGTCGCGCGCTCGTTCCTCGGCCAGGTCATGACGACGCAGCCGTGCGCCGCGTGCCACGGCTTCGGCACGGTCATCCCCGAGCCCTGCGCCGAGTGCGCGGGCGAGGGCCGGGTGCGTTCGCGCCGCACGCTCAGCGTCGACGTGCCGGCCGGTGTGGACACCGGGACCCGCATCAAGCTGACGGCGCAGGGCGAGGTCGGCCCGGCGGGCGGCCCGGCGGGTGACGTCTACCTCGAGGTCCGTGAGCGCAAGCACGAGGTGTTCGTGCGGCAGGGCGACGACCTGCACGCCACGCTGCCCGTGCCGATGACGGCCGCCGCGCTGGGCACGGTGCTCACGCTCGACACCCTGGACGGCCCCCGCGAGGTCGACCTGCGGCCGGGCACGCAGCCGGCCCAGGTGGTCACGCTCAAGGGGCTGGGCGTCGGGCACCTGCACCACGGCGGGCGTGGCGACCTGCACGTGCACGTCGAGGTCCTGGTGCCCTCCACGCTCGACGACGAGCAGGCCGAGCTGCTGCGCCGTCTGGCCACGCTGCGCGGCGAGGAGCGTCCCGAGGCTCGCCTGTCGGCTGCCAACGCCGGGGTGTTCTCCAAGCTGCGCGACAAGCTCAGCGGCCGGTGAGCGCGCCGGTCTTCCTCGCCGAGCCGGGCACCCTGGCCGGTGTCGGCACCGGTGACGCCTACCTGCTCGACGGCACGGAGGGCAGGCACGCCGGGGTGGTGCAGCGTCGCGGCGCGGGGGAGCGGATCGACGTCGTGGACGGCGCCGGTGTCCGGCTGCGCACGGTCGTGGAGACGGTCGACCCGCAGGGGTTGCACCTGCGTGTGCAGGAGCGCGTCGAGGAACCGGCCCCTGCGGTGGCTCTCGTGCTCGTGCAGGCGCTGGCCAAGGGTGACCGGGACGAGCTCGCGATCGAGGCGGCGACCGAGGTCGGCGCGGACGGCGTGCTCCCGTGGCAGGCGGACCGCTCGATCGTGGTCTGGCGCGGTGACCGGGCGGCCAAGAGCCGCGCCCGTTGGCTGGCCACGGTGCGCACGGCCGCGAAGCAGTCCCGCCGCGCCTGCGTCCCTCAGGTGGGGGTCGCGCTCGACACCAAGGGTCTGGTGGACCGGGTGTCGGCGTGCGTCGCGGCCGGTGGTGCCGCCCTGGTGCTGCACGAGGAGGCGACGACCTCGATCGCCGAGGCTGTCCTCCCGACGGGCGTCGGCCCGGGTGGGCCGGTCGAGTGCCTGGTGGTGGTGGGCCCGGAGGGCGGCATCACCGAACGCGAGACGGAGCAGCTCACGCAGGCCGGTGCGCAGGCGGTGCGGCTCGGTCCGCACGTGCTGCGCACGTCGACGGCAGGGCCCGTGGCGCTCGCGCTGCTCGCCGCGCGCCTGGGCCGCTGGGCCTGAGCGGACAGCCTGCCCTGAGCCTGCTGCTGCATCCCTGAGTCTTCTGCTGCCTCGCGTGAGCACGGGCGCGGGGCCCGGCCGGTGATTCTCCTCACCGGCCGGGCCCCGCGAGCTCAGGGGTGACGCCCTGGTCGGGCGTCACCTACCGCGCGTCGGTGTCCGGTCCGGCGACCGACGCACGCCCTGCCTCGAGCCGGGCGACGGGCACCCGGAACGGCGAGCAGGACACGTAGTCCAGCCCGACGGAGTCGAAGAACCGGATGGACTCCGGGTCCCCGCCGTGCTCGCCGCACACGCCGATCGTGAGGTCGGGGCGGGTGGCCCGGCCCTCCTCGACGGCGATCCGCACGAGACGCCCGACACCCTTGGCGTCGATGGTCTCGAACGGGGAGACGCTCAGCACACCGTTCGCCGTGTACTGCGCGAAGAACGCACCCTCGACGTCGTCGCGGGAGAAGCCCCACGTGGTCTGCGTCAGGTCGTTGGTGCCGAAGGAGAAGAACTGGGCCTCCTCGGCGATGCGGTCGGCCGTCAGGGCTGCGCGCGGCAGCTCGATCATCACGCCCACGGGCAGGTCGAGCGTGATGCCGTGCTCGGCGCCGACCTCGGCCATGATGCCCAGGGCCTCCTCACGGATGATCCGCAGCTCCTGCACGGACCCGACGAGCGGGACCATGATCTCGGCGTGCGGGTCGCCGCCGGCGACGCGACGGATCGCGACGGCTTCGCAGATCGCCCGGATCTGCAGCGCGAACAGGCCGGGGACGACGAGCCCCAGACGTACGCCGCGCAGGCCGAGCATCGGGTTGGCCTCGTGCATGCGGGTGACGGCGGCCAGCAGCTGCACGTCGGCCTCGTCGACGTTCCCGCTGGCCTCGGCGAGCGCGACCTTCACGGACAGCTCGGTGAAGTCCGGCAGGAACTCGTGCAGCGGCGGGTCGAGCAGGCGGATCGTGGTCGGCAGGCCGTCCATCTCGCGCAGCAGGTCGACGAAGTCCTCGCGCTGCAACGGCAGCAGCGCGTCGAGGGCCTCCTGCCGGGTGGCGTCCTGCGTGGCCAGCACGACGCGCTCGACGAGCACGCGGCGCTCCCCGAGGAACATGTGCTCGGTGCGGCACAGCCCGATGCCCTCCGCGCCGAGCCGCCGGGCACGCGCGGCGTCCTCGGCCGTGTCGGCGTTGGCGTGCACGTGCAGGCGCCGGGTCGCGTCCGCGTGCCGCAGGATCCGGTCGACGGCCATCACCAGGTCGCGGGTCTCCTCGTCGTCGGTCGACGCCAGCGCGACGTCGAGCCCCTCCTCGAGGTAGGTGCTGACGGGGGAGGGCATGACGGGCACGGAGCCGAGGAAGACGTCGCCCGTGGAGCCGTCGATCGCGATGACGTCGCCCTCGTGGACCTTGTGGCCGGTGACCGTGAACGAGCGCGTGACCATGTCGATGTCGAGCGCCTCGGCGCCCACCACGGCGGTGCGGCCCATGCCGCGGGCGACCACGGCGGCGTGCGAGGTCTTGCCGCCGCGTGCGGTGAGGATGCCGACGGCGGCGATCATGCCGCCCAGGTCGTCCGGGTTGGTCTCGCGGCGGACCAGGATGACGTCCTTGCCCTCCTCGGCCCACTCCTGGGCGGTGACGGAGTCGAACACCGCCATGCCGACCGCGGCACCGGGGGAGGCCGCCATGGCCTTCGTCAGCAGCGTGCGCTCACCGTCGGCGTCGAACTGCGGGAACAGCAGCTGGGACAGCTGCGCCCCGTTCACGCGGGAGAGCGCCTCGTCCATCGTAATGAGGTGCTCGTCGACGAGCTGGCAGGCGATGCGGAACGCCGCCGGCGCGGTGCGCTTGCCGACACGGGTCTGCAGCATCCACAGCTTGCCGCGCTCGATGGTGAACTCGATGTCGCACAGGTCGCGGTAGTGGGTCTCCAGGCGGCGCATGGCCTGCCGCAGCTCGCCGTAGGCGACCGGGTCGACCTCCTCGAGGTCCGCCAGGGACAGCGTGTTGCGGATGCCGGCCACGACGTCCTCGCCCTGGGCGTTGACCAGGTAGTCGCCGTAGTCGCCGGTCTCACCGGTCGAGGGGTTGCGGGTGAACGCCACGCCCGTGCCCGAGGTCGGGCCGAGGTTGCCGAAGACCATCGAGCACACGTTCACGGCGGTGCCCAGGTCGTCGGGGATGCGCTCCTTGCGGCGGTACAGGCGGGCGCGCTCGGTGCCCCACGACTGCAGCACCGCGACGATGGCCAGGTCGAGCTGCTCGCGCGGGTGCTGCGGGAACTCCTTGCCCGTCTCGGTGCGCACGATCTCCTTGAACGTGTCGACCAGGACGCGCAGGTCGTCGGCGGTGAGCTCGACGTCGGAGGTGACGCCGCGGCCGGCCTTGGCCTTGTCGAGCGCGTCGGCGAACAGCTCGCCCTCCAGGCCGAGCACGGTGCGGCCGAACATCTGGATGAGGCGCCGGTAGGAGTCCCACGCGAACCGCTCGTCACCGGAGAACTGGGCCAGGCCCTGCACGGACGCGTCGTTGAGCCCGACGTTCAGGACGGTCTCCATCATGCCCGGCATGGAGAACTTGGCGCCGGAGCGCACGGAGACCAGCAACGGTTCGTGGAAGTCGCCGAGCTGGCGGCCGAGGGCGTCCTCGAGGCGGCGCAGCGCCATGGTGACCTCGACGCGCAGCTCGGCCGGGACCTCGCCGGTGCGCATGAACGCGCGGCACGCCTCGGTGGTGATGGTGAACCCGGGGGGGACGGGCAGGCCGAGACGGGTCATCTCGGCGAGGTTGGCCCCCTTCCCCCCGAGCAGGTCCTTCTGGTCCCTGTCGCCTTCGCTGAAGTCCTTCACATAGGTGGCCATGGATTACCTCCGAGGGGCGCGCGGGCCCCGTTGCCCGCCTGCGGGCCAGTCTGCGCCTGCGGGCCCTGACCTGCTCAGGGACCAAGGGCCTATGACGGAAGTCCCACGATGAGCTGTGGGTTCGGTCATACGTTGGTCGAGGCGGTCCGCCACGACGAGGTGCGCGGGTCCACCGTCGTCGAGGGAGATGGCCATGCCGCACCCGCTGCGGACGTCCGAGACCGACGCCCTGACCGCCGTCTTCGGCCCGGGCGAGACCGCCACGCTGTGGGTCGTGCTGGGGATCGCGCTCGGTGCCCTCGTGTTCGCCGCCTGGCTCGTGCGCCAGGTGCTCGCCGCGCCGACCGGCTCACCCACGATGGTGGAGATCGCCCGCGCGATCCAGGCCGGGGCGAAGGCCTACCTGCGCCGCCAGCTGCGCACCGTCTCGGTCTTCATCGTCGTGCTCGCGTTCGTCCTCGCGTTCGCGCTGCCGGTGCCGCAGGACGCGGCGCACACCGAGGTCGCTCTCCGGCTGGGCCGCTCGGCGGCGTTCGTGCTCGGCGCCGGCTTCAGCGCGCTCACGGGGTACGCCGGGATGTGGCTCGCCGTGCGCGCCAACGTGCGGACCGCGCAGGCGGCCAGGAGCACCGGGCTGCGCGCCGCCATGCGCGTGGCGTTCCGTGCCGGCGGGGTCGCCGGGATGTTCACGGTCGGGCTCGGCCTGCTCGGTGCGACGGGCATCCTGCTGGTCTTCGGTCAGGACGCCACGACCGTGCTCGTCGGGTTCGGCTTCGGCGGCGCGTTGCTGGCGATGTTCATGCGGGTCGGCGGCGGCATCTTCACCAAGGCGGCCGACGTGGGTGCGGACCTGGTGGGCAAGGTCGAGCAGGGCATCCCCGAGGACGACCCGCGCAACGCGGCCACCATCGCGGACAACGTGGGCGACAACGTCGGCGACTGCGCGGGCATGGCGGCCGACCTGTTCGAGTCCTACGAGGTCACCCTGGTCGCCGCGCTCATCCTCGGGGCGGCCGCGCTCGCCGACTCACCGGCCGGCGCGATCGCCGGGGTGATGTTCCCCCTGGTCGTGCGCGCGATCGGGGTCATCACCTCGATCGTCGGGATCCTCGCCGTGCAGCCGCGCTCGGAGGACGAGCACGGCATGAGGTCGATCAACCGCGGGTTCTTCCTCTCGGCGGTCGTCTCGGCGCTCGCCGTCCTGCTGTTCGCCCAGCTGTACCTGCACGACCTGCGACCGGCGGTCGCCGTGTGCCTGGGCCTGGTGCTCGCCGGCGTGATCCAGGTGCTCACGCAGTACTTCACGGACACGCGGTACAAGCCCGTGCGTGAGGTCGCCGAGTCGACGCGCACCGGACCGGCCACGACGATCCTGTCGGGGTTCTCGCTCGGCATGGAGTCCACCGTGTACGCGCTGCTGACCGTCGGCGGGGTCATCGCCGCCGCCGCGGTGCTCGCGACCGACCCGACCGAGGCGTTGTACTTCATCTCGCTGACCGGCATGGGCATGCTCACCACCGTGGGCGTCGTCGTGTCCATGGACACCTACGGGCCGATATCCGACAACGCCCAGGGCATCGCGGAGATGTCGGGGGAGTTCGAGGGGCGCCCCGCGCGCGTGCTCGGGGACCTCGACGCGGTCGGGAACTCGACCAAGGCCATCACCAAGGGCATCGCGATCGCCACCGCCGTCATCGCCGCGACCTCGCTGTTCGGCTCCTTCGAGGAGGCGCTGCGTGCCGCGGGCATGACGTTCGAGGGCGTCCGGGTCGACCGGCCGCTCGTGCTCGTCGGGCTGCTCGTCGGCGGCTCCGTCGCGTTCCTGTTCTCCTCGCTGGCGATCCGTGCCGTCTCGCGTGCGGCCGCGCAGGTCGTGCTCGAGGTGCGCGAGCAGTTCCGCAGCCGACCAGGGCTGATGGGCGGGACCGAGAAGCCCGACTACGCGCGGGTCGTCGACCTGTGCACGCGCACGTCGCTGCGTGAGCTGCTGACCCCGGGTCTGCTGGCCGTGCTCTCGCCGGTCGTCGTGGGCTTCGCGCTGGGCGCCGAGGCGCTCGGGGCGTTCCTGGCCGGCACGATCCTCACGGGCCAGCTGCTCGCGGTCATGCTCTCCACGTCCGGCGGCGCGTGGGACAACGCGAAGAAGTACATCGAGGACGGGAACCTGGGCGGCAAGGGATCGGCGCAGCACACCGCGGCCGTGATCGGCGACACCGTCGGCGACCCGTTCAAGGACACCGCCGGTCCCTCGCTCAACCCGCTCATCAAGGTGATGAACCTCGTGGCGCTGCTGCTCGCACCGCTCGTGGTGACCTATGCGGACGCACCATGGGCACGGACGGTGGTCACCGTGGCCGGTGCCGCGGTGCTCGCCGGAGCCGTGTGGTGGTCCCGGTCCCGCCCGCCGGTCAACATGCTGGCCTCGGGCACCGTGTCGGCCGCCGAGCCGCAGGTGGACCAGGGCGAACCGGCCTCGACGGCGGTCCCGACGCCTCGCGGCGCGCGAGCCGCCGATGCGGGCTGACCGGGACCGGCGCCGCCTCAGCGCACGGTGACGGTCACCGTGGCGGCCGCGTCGTCCCCGGAGCCCTCGGCGCTCCCGCCGTCCGCCTCACCCGGGGCCCAGACCCGGATCGTCCAGTCGCCCGGGGTCAGGTCGACGGTGAACGTGAACGGGCCGACCTCGCCGTTGGCCCCGGCGTCGGCGTAGCCCTCGGCGACGTTCGGGGAGTCGCCGTCCGCGCCCGCGGCGACGACCTCCCAGCGCAACGTCGCCTCGAAGGCGGTGCCCTGGCCCTCGACGGTCACCGTCGGGCCGTCGACGACCGCACCCGAGGTCGGGCTGGTGATCACGGTCGTGCCGGCGGTCGGGGAGTCGTCGAGCGCCGGACCGGCGTCGGTGCCGGACGGCGAGGCCGCCGGTGTGGCCGCCGTGCTCGGCTCGACGGTCGCCGACGCGCCGGTCGTGCTCGCCGAGCCCGAGTCGCTCGAGGGTGCGGCGCCCGCGCAGGCGGCGAGCACCCCGGCGAGCAGCGCCCCGTAGACCAGCAGGCCCGTCGCTCGTGCAGTCCTCATCGTCCCCACCCTTCCGTGGCGTCGCGGCATCGGGTCCGCAACACGTGCACAGTCTCGCTCCCGGTACCCGCCTGCGGGCACGGCACACGCCGGGGGCCGGTCGGTAGGATGGCGGCGACATGGCCGAACCCACTCCTGCCGCGACCGGTGACGCATCCCGGAGCTCGCGCACCCCACCGACGCACACGCGCGTCGAGCACCGCATCACGGTCCCCGCCGGGGTGTCCATGGTCGAGCTGCTCGGCCTGCGCGACGAGGTGCTGCGCGCGATCGAGCAGGGCTTCACCGCCGTCGACATCCACGTCCGGGGCAACGAGGTCACGCTCGGCGGGCCCGCCGGGGACGTCGCCCTCGTCGCACGACTCGTCGAGGAGCTCGTCGAGATGACCGAGGGCGGCACGCCGTTGACGCCCGACGTGGTGCAGCGCACCGTCTCGATGCTGGCCGCGGGGTCGCAGACGCGGCCGGCCGACGTGCTCACGTTCAACATCCTCTCCGGCCGCGGCCGGACGATCCGGCCCAAGACGGCCGGGCAGAAGGACTACGTCGACGCGATCGACCGGCACACCGTGACCTTCGGGATCGGCCCGGCGGGTACCGGCAAGACCTACCTGGCGATGGCCAAGGCGGTGCAGGCGCTGCAGGCCCGTCAGGTCACCCGCATCGTGCTGACCCGTCCCGCGGTCGAGGCCGGCGAGCGGCTGGGGTTCCTGCCCGGCACCCTCAACGAGAAGATCGATCCCTACCTGCGCCCGCTGTACGACGCGCTGCACGACATGGTCGACCCCGAGTCGATCCCGCGGCTGCTCGAGGCGGGGACCATCGAGGTCGCCCCGCTGGCATACATGCGCGGGCGCACGCTCAACGACTCCTTCATCATCCTCGACGAGGCGCAGAACACGTCGGTGGAGCAGATGAAGATGTTCCTCACGCGGCTCGGATTCGGGTCCAAGGTCGTCGTCACGGGCGACGTCACGCAGGTCGACCTCCCCTCGGCCACCACCTCGGGTCTGCGCGTCGTGCAGCAGATCCTCGACGGCCTCGACGACGTCGCGTTCTGCCGCCTGGCCTCCTCGGACGTCGTCCGGCACCGGCTGGTCAGCGACATCATCGACGCGTACGCACGCTGGGACAGGACATGATCTTCCGATGAGCATCGAGGTCAACAACGAGTCCGGCTACGACGTGGACGAGGCGGAGTTCGCCGCGCTCGCCCGCTACGTGCTCGACGCCATGCACGTGCACCCGCAGACCGACCTGTCGATCATGCTGGTCGGCACGGACGTCATGACCGACCTGCACGTGAAGTGGATGGACGAGCCCGGACCGACGGACGTGCTCTCGTTCCCCATGGACGAGCTGCGTCCCGGCCGCGAGGGCGAGCCCACCCCGGCCGGGCTGCTGGGCGACGTCGTGCTCTGCCCGGAGGTCGCGGCCCAGCAGGCGCGCACCGCCGGCCACTCCACGGCCGAGGAGCTCCTCCTGCTGACCACGCACGGGATCCTGCACCTGCTCGGCTACGACCACGTCGAGCCGGAGGAGGAGAAGGAGATGTTCGCCCTGCAACGCACGCTCCTGCTGACGTTCCTGGCCGGTCGATGACCGACGTCCCCGTCGGTCTGCTCGTCACGCTCGCGGTCGCGGGCATCCTGCTGGCCGGCGCGCTGTCGGCGGGCGAGGTCGCCGTCGCGCGCGTCACACGGGCCGCGGCCACCGAGCTGACCGCGCAGGGGCACGCCGCCGCCGACCGGGTGCGCGTCCTGGTCGAGCGCCCCGCGCGGGTCGCCGCAGCCGCCTCGTACGTGCGGCTCGTCGCCGAGATGACCTCGACCGTGTGCATCACGCTCGTCGTCGCCTCGGGGTCCCTGCCGTGGTGGGCCGTGGCGCTGATCGCGGTGGCGGTGTG
Coding sequences within:
- a CDS encoding DUF4870 domain-containing protein, which gives rise to MSGQYPPPAYVPTAPPLRPDEERTWAVLAHVLPLLGLGFVAPLVIWLVFRGRGPYLEDQAKESLNFQITLLIAYAVGGVLTIILVGFVILAAAAILQLVLGIVAAVAVGRYEWYRYPLTLRLVS
- a CDS encoding DUF3097 domain-containing protein, which codes for MTHDRYGSDVLAGSGSTPGRPGTPARSAHHRPVRESTPCAADPGLVVEEVTTGWVGAVVRVEKSGGMHVVVLEDRKGRTRTFPLGPGFWVDGAPVTLTAPVRATTAAPTRTASGSVAVKDARARVARGSRIWVEGKHDAELVEKVWGDDLRVEGVVVELLDGVDNLADALREFRPTADRRVGVLVDHLVPGSKESRIAAEAVRGTAAGTVLVLGHPYVDVWQAVRPERIGLRSWPTIERGTEWKHGILRELGWPADEQADVARAWQRILRSVRTYADLEPSLLGRVEELIDFVTG
- the hrcA gene encoding heat-inducible transcriptional repressor HrcA; this translates as MSEDRRLDVLRAIVEDYVATREPVGSRALVERHGLGVSPATIRNDMAALEEGGFIAQPHTSAGRVPTDKGYRLFVDRLSTVKPLSQPEKRAIGSFLEDAVDLDDVVDRAVRLIAQLTQQVAVVQYPSLRRSALRHVELVPVGQRHLLVVLITDTGRVEQRTLELESDVDEAVVAQLRAQLNVAAAGRRLAELRESLGGLLDAFAPVDVPLVRQVVAVVEETLGEQVEERVVLAGTANLARGGHDFAHSIGPVLEALEEQVVLLRLLSEMAEDSASVSVRIGRETQHEGLLETSFVTTGYGGEGGPVARIGSIGPLRMDYPATMAAVRAVARYLTRILAAG
- the dnaJ gene encoding molecular chaperone DnaJ, with translation MTDYYEILGVPRDASPEAIKKAYRKLAREHHPDVAGADVASEERFKDVSRAYDVLGNPEKRRAYDLGADPSSPGGGMGGGFGFQDIFETFFGAGAQAQRGPIPRARRGQDALVRLDIDLAEATFGAHRDVQVDTAVVCPTCQGTCCRPGTQPRTCEVCGGRGSVQRVARSFLGQVMTTQPCAACHGFGTVIPEPCAECAGEGRVRSRRTLSVDVPAGVDTGTRIKLTAQGEVGPAGGPAGDVYLEVRERKHEVFVRQGDDLHATLPVPMTAAALGTVLTLDTLDGPREVDLRPGTQPAQVVTLKGLGVGHLHHGGRGDLHVHVEVLVPSTLDDEQAELLRRLATLRGEERPEARLSAANAGVFSKLRDKLSGR
- a CDS encoding 16S rRNA (uracil(1498)-N(3))-methyltransferase translates to MSAPVFLAEPGTLAGVGTGDAYLLDGTEGRHAGVVQRRGAGERIDVVDGAGVRLRTVVETVDPQGLHLRVQERVEEPAPAVALVLVQALAKGDRDELAIEAATEVGADGVLPWQADRSIVVWRGDRAAKSRARWLATVRTAAKQSRRACVPQVGVALDTKGLVDRVSACVAAGGAALVLHEEATTSIAEAVLPTGVGPGGPVECLVVVGPEGGITERETEQLTQAGAQAVRLGPHVLRTSTAGPVALALLAARLGRWA